In a genomic window of Thermococcus sp.:
- a CDS encoding universal stress protein, which translates to MRILVLVDGSKWSQKAALHAFAIAKVKRAKVVLFSVLDRREARAVAFHASVRSGSLEEIKRFEETLWEENKRNVKELLTTLLELGQKEGVNCSFKIAEGPARETILKEANSGKYSLVVMGAYGKSGKTRIGSLLEEVVGHIEPPVMIVR; encoded by the coding sequence ATGAGGATACTCGTGCTCGTTGACGGCTCTAAGTGGAGCCAGAAGGCGGCTTTACACGCCTTTGCAATAGCCAAAGTAAAGAGGGCCAAGGTGGTCCTTTTCTCGGTTCTGGACAGGCGTGAGGCGAGGGCCGTCGCCTTCCACGCCAGCGTCAGGAGCGGTTCACTTGAGGAAATCAAGCGCTTTGAGGAGACCCTCTGGGAGGAGAACAAAAGGAACGTAAAGGAACTGCTCACAACCCTGCTCGAACTCGGTCAAAAAGAGGGAGTTAACTGCTCCTTCAAGATAGCGGAGGGGCCCGCGAGGGAAACAATACTAAAGGAGGCCAACTCCGGAAAGTATTCGCTCGTCGTCATGGGCGCCTACGGTAAGAGCGGAAAGACGAGGATAGGGTCCCTCCTTGAGGAAGTAGTTGGTCACATTGAACCGCCCGTGATGATAGTGAGGTAG
- a CDS encoding universal stress protein — MVNFSELILRKFRNIAGSRYEEIMKAYQEFFLTEEELQIPTINSILFAIDRFSGKIPDEVFDVVSAYPGAKVEVVYLIDSVLCGLIRETLGEDEARKFREKEEALGREILKKIESTLSELGMNFTMAIIFDDKVEFIENETESRDLLVISRHFGSESVKTHKVSPVVFRIVQGIKKPVIVY, encoded by the coding sequence ATGGTTAATTTCAGCGAGCTCATTCTCCGAAAGTTCAGGAACATCGCAGGCTCTCGCTATGAGGAAATAATGAAAGCCTACCAGGAGTTTTTCCTAACGGAGGAAGAACTTCAGATTCCTACGATAAATTCAATACTCTTTGCTATTGATAGATTTTCTGGTAAGATACCTGATGAAGTTTTTGATGTGGTCTCTGCGTATCCAGGTGCAAAAGTTGAGGTTGTTTATCTTATTGATAGTGTTCTCTGTGGCTTAATACGGGAAACTCTCGGAGAGGATGAAGCTAGAAAATTCCGAGAAAAAGAGGAGGCTCTTGGAAGAGAAATTCTCAAAAAAATAGAAAGCACGCTCTCAGAACTTGGCATGAACTTTACAATGGCGATAATCTTTGATGATAAAGTTGAATTTATTGAAAATGAAACAGAAAGCAGAGACTTACTTGTGATATCAAGGCACTTTGGTTCTGAGAGCGTGAAAACCCACAAGGTTAGCCCCGTCGTTTTCAGGATTGTTCAGGGCATTAAAAAACCCGTAATCGTTTACTGA
- a CDS encoding cation:proton antiporter, with the protein METVTWLLATIGIALILAKIGDSIIERFELPGVLGELVMGMILGNLVYFGIVSPQYLPIVSGQGFTTDITAIANFLAKLGIIFLLFLGALDTDIDQLKKTGVTATVSTVLGVFVPLILGWFALMEMGYPSREAFAGGVLLTATSIGLTVRVMMDLGVLKSEVGAASLSASVMDDFLGIALVIFAVGTGGLLNLTLKIVAFFVITGVIWWYLVDYYIKFAERLHVEKGILGMALGMMFLFAALAEGWFAAAIEGAFMMGLTLSKLPEGKRLMDDVRAIGYGLLIPFFFVHTGAMLNLTVFEHENALILATVLTTIAVVGKIIGRGFGAWITAWGRGRDFLFTRENFWMSLQMGIGSIPRTEVALVDLMVAIHGGAIPPSDAPDFIAATLIFITVSVLITPPLLKWAFKAEIEKAKAMKVAQKVERINETKEKIRELKGQ; encoded by the coding sequence ATGGAAACAGTGACCTGGCTCCTTGCAACGATTGGAATAGCTCTAATCCTTGCGAAAATAGGGGATAGCATAATAGAGCGCTTTGAACTCCCTGGTGTCTTGGGAGAGCTTGTTATGGGCATGATTCTAGGAAACCTCGTTTACTTCGGTATAGTCTCACCCCAGTACCTTCCGATAGTCAGCGGACAGGGTTTCACGACTGACATTACGGCCATAGCGAATTTTCTGGCCAAACTTGGTATAATATTCCTGCTCTTCCTCGGTGCCCTCGATACGGATATTGACCAGCTTAAGAAGACGGGCGTTACGGCCACGGTTTCCACCGTTTTGGGTGTTTTCGTTCCGTTGATTCTCGGCTGGTTCGCCCTCATGGAGATGGGCTACCCAAGCAGGGAGGCCTTCGCCGGTGGCGTACTTTTGACTGCTACCAGCATCGGCCTGACCGTTCGTGTTATGATGGATTTGGGAGTTCTCAAGAGCGAAGTCGGTGCCGCCTCCCTGAGTGCGAGTGTTATGGATGATTTCTTGGGTATAGCACTCGTTATCTTCGCCGTTGGAACCGGTGGCCTGTTGAATCTAACTCTCAAGATAGTCGCGTTCTTTGTGATAACCGGCGTCATCTGGTGGTATCTCGTCGATTACTACATCAAATTCGCCGAGAGGCTTCACGTCGAGAAGGGAATCCTCGGAATGGCCCTTGGAATGATGTTTCTCTTCGCGGCCCTGGCCGAAGGCTGGTTTGCGGCCGCCATCGAAGGTGCCTTCATGATGGGTTTGACACTCTCCAAGCTCCCCGAAGGAAAGCGCCTAATGGACGACGTGAGGGCCATCGGTTACGGCCTGTTGATTCCGTTCTTCTTCGTTCACACAGGTGCAATGCTTAACCTCACCGTTTTTGAACATGAAAACGCCCTCATCCTAGCGACGGTCCTTACCACAATAGCTGTCGTCGGAAAGATAATAGGCAGGGGCTTCGGAGCCTGGATAACGGCCTGGGGCAGAGGTAGAGACTTCCTGTTCACCAGGGAGAACTTCTGGATGTCCCTTCAGATGGGTATCGGGTCAATTCCAAGAACGGAGGTGGCCCTGGTTGACCTCATGGTGGCAATCCACGGCGGTGCCATACCTCCGAGCGATGCCCCGGACTTCATAGCGGCCACACTGATATTCATAACGGTCTCAGTTTTGATAACACCACCGCTCCTGAAGTGGGCGTTTAAGGCAGAAATAGAGAAAGCAAAAGCCATGAAGGTTGCCCAGAAGGTCGAGAGAATCAACGAGACAAAGGAGAAAATAAGGGAACTCAAGGGACAGTGA
- a CDS encoding translation initiation factor IF-5A yields the protein MGDKTKVQVSKLKPGRYIIIDGEPCRIVNITVSSPGKHGSAKARIEAVGIFDGKVRSIVKPTSAEVDVPIIDKRVGQVIAITPDTVQLMDMETYELYDVPFEGGVDEEVRDQLKEGITVEYWETLGRIQIKRVRGE from the coding sequence ATGGGAGACAAGACTAAGGTTCAGGTCAGCAAGCTCAAGCCCGGAAGGTACATTATTATTGATGGAGAACCCTGCAGGATTGTTAACATAACGGTTTCTTCCCCTGGAAAGCACGGTTCAGCCAAGGCGAGGATTGAGGCCGTTGGAATCTTCGACGGCAAGGTCAGGAGCATCGTTAAGCCGACAAGCGCGGAAGTTGATGTCCCCATCATCGACAAGCGCGTTGGCCAAGTCATAGCTATAACACCGGATACAGTCCAGCTTATGGACATGGAAACCTACGAGCTCTATGACGTTCCCTTCGAAGGAGGCGTCGACGAGGAAGTGAGGGACCAGCTTAAAGAAGGAATAACCGTCGAGTACTGGGAAACCCTTGGGAGAATCCAGATTAAGAGGGTCAGGGGCGAGTGA
- a CDS encoding sodium:proton antiporter — protein sequence MIGASGLASVDTVVYVFFITMSIGLVSLLISQKTNISYIPLFIFFGILIGPILNIVNRNLAHVLFDYVRVFGLVMILFTEGHNLSLFLLKKRLGTVLTLDTIGLLVTALLSGAFFSWVFHAPFVVGFLFGAIISATDPATLIPLFRQHRVRQDIETIIVTESIFNDPLGIVLTSVAIALLVPQAPSAQILERIAGYIGIYPAAVVFFLYQMLVSIAIGIGVGILGYWILKKAGVMDFPDVVIFSLSLAFGGFLLGELAHASGYLVATVTGIVLGNHKIFFKEDLKTARWIIRAVEKEVHFNESLATIATILIFTLLGASINLSVIEDYLWRGIALALAIILVARPISALPILKWHDFREYLFISLEGPRGVVPSALASLPLTLGITYNNVQLIHWGEIILGVTIITVLTTVIVETLWVPILREKLLTVRDIVKEFEEAGYKPAS from the coding sequence ATGATTGGGGCATCAGGATTGGCCAGTGTGGATACGGTGGTCTACGTTTTCTTCATAACCATGAGCATAGGCCTTGTATCCCTGCTCATAAGCCAAAAAACTAACATCTCTTACATTCCACTGTTTATATTCTTTGGAATACTGATTGGACCGATTCTCAACATTGTTAACAGGAACCTCGCTCACGTTCTCTTTGACTATGTGCGTGTCTTCGGTCTCGTCATGATACTCTTTACGGAGGGCCATAACCTCAGCCTTTTCCTCCTGAAAAAAAGACTCGGGACCGTTTTAACGCTCGATACCATAGGCCTCTTGGTCACGGCCCTTCTCTCAGGGGCGTTCTTCTCGTGGGTTTTCCACGCTCCTTTCGTTGTGGGCTTTCTCTTTGGAGCAATAATCTCGGCTACGGACCCGGCAACGCTCATTCCCCTCTTCAGACAGCATCGCGTCAGACAGGACATAGAAACGATAATAGTGACTGAGTCCATATTCAACGACCCCCTGGGTATCGTTCTCACTTCAGTGGCCATAGCCCTCTTGGTTCCACAGGCACCAAGTGCCCAAATTCTTGAGAGAATCGCGGGTTATATAGGCATATACCCAGCCGCGGTGGTGTTTTTCCTCTACCAAATGCTGGTCTCGATAGCTATAGGGATTGGAGTGGGCATTTTAGGATACTGGATTCTCAAAAAGGCAGGGGTTATGGATTTTCCCGACGTCGTCATATTCTCCCTGTCTCTAGCCTTTGGGGGGTTCCTCCTCGGCGAACTCGCCCATGCCTCCGGCTACCTCGTTGCGACAGTGACGGGGATAGTTCTAGGCAACCACAAGATATTCTTCAAGGAAGACCTCAAAACCGCGCGCTGGATAATCAGGGCTGTTGAGAAGGAGGTGCACTTCAACGAGAGCCTGGCCACGATTGCGACGATACTAATCTTCACACTCCTCGGGGCGAGCATCAACCTCTCGGTCATAGAGGACTACCTCTGGAGGGGAATCGCCCTAGCCCTTGCCATAATCCTCGTGGCCAGACCGATTTCAGCCCTACCAATCCTCAAGTGGCACGACTTTAGGGAGTACCTGTTCATATCCTTGGAAGGACCCAGAGGAGTCGTCCCCTCTGCCCTCGCGAGCCTTCCATTGACTCTTGGAATAACCTACAACAACGTTCAGCTCATTCACTGGGGTGAGATAATCCTCGGCGTCACCATAATAACCGTCCTAACCACCGTTATCGTCGAAACGCTTTGGGTTCCAATCCTTAGGGAGAAACTCCTCACGGTCAGGGACATAGTTAAAGAATTTGAAGAGGCCGGATACAAACCGGCTTCATAA
- a CDS encoding CBS domain-containing protein, producing the protein MEIEQALKTFHSLRLTDINHGVTSLPVVTEDADIMSVLKILRTRHHVWVVKDRDSMNLVGVIRYLDVIDILLPPEAHRFKLGMTSRTMKSLLGGATKAGDVAERNPLTIEEDATVLDALMKMRKYRVQVLAVVEGDKLVGEVSLRILIDELLRLMKVGGASWKQ; encoded by the coding sequence ATGGAAATAGAGCAGGCACTCAAGACGTTTCACTCCCTTAGGCTTACTGACATTAACCACGGGGTAACGTCCCTTCCGGTAGTTACGGAAGATGCCGACATAATGAGCGTTCTCAAGATACTCAGGACAAGGCATCATGTATGGGTCGTCAAGGACAGGGACAGCATGAATCTCGTCGGGGTTATAAGGTACCTCGACGTCATAGACATCCTCCTTCCGCCAGAAGCGCATCGTTTCAAGCTCGGCATGACCAGCAGAACTATGAAGTCTCTCCTCGGAGGTGCCACTAAGGCGGGAGATGTTGCCGAGAGAAATCCTCTAACCATTGAGGAAGATGCAACTGTCCTTGATGCCCTCATGAAGATGAGGAAGTACAGGGTTCAGGTGCTGGCCGTTGTGGAGGGGGATAAGCTCGTCGGAGAGGTCAGCCTTAGGATACTGATTGATGAACTTCTAAGATTAATGAAGGTGGGTGGTGCCTCATGGAAACAGTGA
- a CDS encoding ArsB/NhaD family transporter: protein MNTQEVIALAVFLGVYAFIITEKIHRTVAAMVGASVVLLVGIVPWEKVPEYLDLGTILLLAGMMVVVNVARESGLFEYIAIKTAKLSKGNPMKVLLLFSVVTALVSAFLDNVTTVLLLTPMLLYITKKMNVNPVPFLLSEIFASNIGGTATLIGDPPNIMIGSAAKLSFNEFLLNMGPIALADLFITVAIVYLAYRSAIRINSSRRAEIEMLIVEMDENDAIRDRELFKKSLVTILAIVVGFFFHDQLGLEPAVIALTGASALLLWSGASPEEALEKVEWATLFFFGGLFLIVGALVETGFIDLLAQRIVSLIHSEAQAIFVISWFSAISSAVVDNIPLTATMIPLIKAMGSSMNTYPLWWALSLGACLGGNGTAIGASANVVVIGIAHREGVRITFGEFLKVGAVIMFSTVAVGSLMLWVRYGL from the coding sequence ATGAACACGCAGGAGGTCATAGCCCTCGCAGTTTTTCTGGGAGTTTACGCCTTCATAATAACGGAGAAAATCCACAGAACCGTCGCCGCCATGGTCGGTGCCAGCGTTGTTCTGCTTGTGGGTATAGTGCCCTGGGAAAAGGTTCCCGAGTACCTCGACCTTGGAACTATTCTCCTCCTCGCCGGGATGATGGTGGTTGTAAACGTCGCCAGGGAGAGCGGGCTCTTTGAGTACATCGCCATAAAGACCGCAAAGCTGTCGAAAGGTAATCCTATGAAGGTGCTCCTCCTCTTCTCGGTGGTTACTGCCCTTGTGAGCGCTTTCCTCGACAACGTTACGACCGTCCTTTTGCTAACCCCGATGCTTCTATACATAACTAAAAAGATGAACGTCAACCCCGTCCCCTTTCTCCTCTCCGAAATCTTTGCCTCCAACATAGGTGGAACCGCAACGTTGATAGGAGACCCACCGAACATTATGATAGGCTCGGCGGCAAAGCTGAGTTTCAACGAGTTCCTCCTAAACATGGGGCCGATAGCCTTGGCCGACCTCTTCATCACGGTGGCCATAGTTTATTTAGCCTACAGGAGTGCGATTAGGATTAACTCCTCAAGGAGAGCCGAGATTGAAATGCTGATAGTGGAGATGGACGAGAACGACGCCATTCGGGATAGAGAGCTTTTCAAAAAGTCCCTGGTCACAATTCTAGCGATAGTCGTTGGATTCTTCTTCCACGACCAGCTCGGCCTCGAACCCGCGGTTATAGCCCTGACTGGTGCATCGGCGTTGCTCCTTTGGTCTGGTGCTTCCCCTGAGGAAGCCCTTGAGAAGGTGGAGTGGGCAACGCTCTTCTTCTTCGGCGGGCTCTTCCTCATCGTCGGGGCCCTAGTGGAGACGGGTTTCATAGACCTGCTTGCCCAGCGCATAGTCAGTCTCATCCACAGCGAAGCCCAGGCAATATTCGTAATCTCATGGTTCTCCGCTATTTCAAGTGCTGTAGTTGACAACATACCTCTAACGGCCACAATGATTCCGCTGATAAAGGCGATGGGGTCGAGCATGAACACATACCCCCTCTGGTGGGCCCTTTCGCTCGGTGCTTGTCTCGGAGGAAACGGGACGGCGATAGGAGCAAGCGCCAACGTCGTCGTTATAGGAATCGCACACAGGGAGGGCGTTAGAATAACCTTTGGCGAGTTCCTGAAGGTTGGTGCCGTGATAATGTTCTCGACCGTCGCGGTTGGCAGTTTAATGCTATGGGTTAGATACGGACTGTGA
- the speB gene encoding agmatinase codes for MEFLYTYETFRLELPLTNPESAKYVILGVPFDGTTSYKAGARFGPGLIRQATLNLESYILDYDVDLSELPIADIGDVAVVAGDPRKTADRVRETIEELKKANPKALPILLGGEHSQTLGAVKALRPKSYVVFDAHLDLRDSYEDNPYNHACVARRIAELGVREAMFGIRSGTREEVEFAERSGISWVHARDYSFDAFVELVKPLPEPIYLSVDIDVFDLPLVPTTGTPEAGGLAFWDVVEAIEWLVENKRIAGFDIMEVAGETLGNPTALTGAKLLFYFIGAMEKMGRL; via the coding sequence ATGGAGTTCCTGTACACCTACGAAACGTTCAGGCTTGAGCTCCCTCTAACCAACCCAGAGAGCGCAAAGTACGTCATCTTGGGCGTTCCATTCGACGGGACGACGAGCTATAAAGCGGGGGCGCGCTTTGGACCTGGTCTTATCAGGCAGGCGACTCTCAACCTCGAGAGCTACATCCTCGATTACGACGTTGATTTGTCGGAACTTCCGATAGCGGACATAGGCGACGTTGCAGTCGTTGCCGGAGACCCGAGAAAAACCGCAGACAGGGTCAGGGAAACCATTGAAGAGCTGAAAAAGGCGAATCCAAAAGCCCTACCAATCCTCCTTGGCGGGGAGCACTCCCAGACGCTTGGAGCAGTTAAGGCCTTGAGGCCCAAGAGCTACGTGGTCTTCGACGCACACCTCGACCTCCGCGATTCCTACGAGGACAACCCCTACAACCACGCGTGCGTTGCGAGAAGGATAGCGGAGCTTGGAGTCAGGGAAGCGATGTTCGGAATCAGGAGCGGAACGAGGGAAGAAGTCGAGTTCGCCGAGAGAAGCGGAATCTCCTGGGTTCACGCGAGGGACTACAGCTTTGACGCATTCGTTGAGCTCGTCAAACCTCTTCCTGAGCCCATCTACCTCTCCGTTGACATAGACGTCTTTGATTTACCTCTCGTCCCGACAACAGGAACGCCGGAGGCCGGTGGCTTGGCTTTCTGGGACGTCGTTGAGGCCATAGAGTGGCTCGTCGAGAACAAAAGGATAGCGGGCTTCGACATAATGGAGGTCGCCGGAGAAACGCTAGGCAACCCGACGGCTTTAACGGGGGCAAAGTTGCTTTTCTACTTCATCGGGGCAATGGAAAAAATGGGAAGGTTATGA